A genome region from Coffea arabica cultivar ET-39 chromosome 7e, Coffea Arabica ET-39 HiFi, whole genome shotgun sequence includes the following:
- the LOC113702490 gene encoding large ribosomal subunit protein eL42, which produces MVNVPKTKKTYCKSKECRKHTLHKVTQYKKGKDSLAAQGKRRYDRKQSGYGGQTKPVFHKKAKTTKKIVLRLQCQGCKHVSQHPIKRCKHFEIGGDKKGKGTSLF; this is translated from the exons ATG GTTAACGTTCCAAAGACAAAGAAGACATACTGCAAATCCAAGGAGTGCAGAAAGCATACCTTGCACAAGGTTACACAGTATAAGAAAGGGAAGGATAGTCTTGCTGCTCAGGGAAAGCGTCGTTACGATCGTAAACAATCAGGTTATGGTGGACAGACCAAGCCCGTCTTCCACAAAAAG GCCAAAACTACAAAGAAGATTGTGCTAAGGCTGCAATGCCAGGGTTGTAAGCACGTTTCACAGCACCCTATCAAG AGGTGCAAGCACTTTGAAATTGGTGGTGATAAGAAGGGAAAGGGGACCTCTCTGTTCTAA